AAACGGGAGGACTGCGGTGCGGTTCGAGGTCGAGTGAGCTCGAGGTGGGATGAATCTAGCTGAGTGTAGTATAGTATCGATTCAGGGTCGTCTCTCTGCTCAGTTCACATGCTTACTGATCGATGATTTGTTCTTGTTCAGCGAGGATGGTTTCATGTTCGTCACGTGCCTCCTTGTGTGCTTCAATATCCCCTTCATCTCGGTCTGCAAGTTCCTGTAATCGATCTTCTTTCCCATAGAGGACAACGGTATCTTCCGGTTGAATCTCTGTATCAGGACCGGGAGCACCGATATAGTCACCATTTCGCTCAATCCCGAGCAGGATCACTCCTTCCTCCGAGAGATCTAATCCTCCGGCTGTATCATTCGCCAACCATTTGTCTTCGTTGACCTCAACTTCAGCGACACGATATTCACTCTGAAGACCAAGTACCTTTGTGTAATCTTGAATAGCAAGATCCGTCGTCTGGTCAAGTGTCCATTCGATAATTGGCGTTACTGCTCGATTTAATAGCTGGCTACGAGCGAGAAGAAGAATCCCGACAACGCCACTGAGAACGTAGATAAGGGTAAGAAAGTCATCGCCTTCGGCGTTGATGAACGATAGAAGGACCGACGCAAGCGCACTCACAACCCCGATACTTCCGAGTCGGATGAGCCAGATGACAATCGTTCGTCTGCTCGGTTCCGAGACCGTAAACTCGGCTTCTTCGGTCGTGTACCCCGCTCCCGAAAATGCCGATGCTGACTGAAATGTGGCCACGTCCGGCGAGAGACCAGTCATTCGAAGTGCAATCGCTCCGACCCGAACCACCAGTAGTGCGAGGGCAAAGATGATGAAAACGGACAGGATTTGATTGGTCGCTACCATAAGATGGTGTCCAACAGAGAACTGTAAAAAACGCAGTCTCCATTCAACGGGATCACTATCTTAGCAGACTGTACCTGCCATTAGGGACACTGAACAATTGCTTGTGTGTTTTCACTCGAGGACTGGACCATAACGCGGAGTACTACATCGGTTGCATTCCCAGATGGGTGCTGATGAGACTGAGGACTCTGAAGCAGAATCACAGCCGTTGAAGACGTGAATGGTCTCTGCTTCGCAGTGGCGACAACAGAGTCGCGTCTTTCGTGGAATGCTCGGTTCTGGTTGCGTGGTTTGATTTGATCGGGAGGATTCGTGGAGCGCAAGTGCGGGGACGACCCACCAATGTGGATCCTCGAGGTCATACAATTCCTCGCAGTCGTCAATCG
This sequence is a window from Halopiger aswanensis. Protein-coding genes within it:
- a CDS encoding TrkA C-terminal domain-containing protein, with the translated sequence MVATNQILSVFIIFALALLVVRVGAIALRMTGLSPDVATFQSASAFSGAGYTTEEAEFTVSEPSRRTIVIWLIRLGSIGVVSALASVLLSFINAEGDDFLTLIYVLSGVVGILLLARSQLLNRAVTPIIEWTLDQTTDLAIQDYTKVLGLQSEYRVAEVEVNEDKWLANDTAGGLDLSEEGVILLGIERNGDYIGAPGPDTEIQPEDTVVLYGKEDRLQELADRDEGDIEAHKEARDEHETILAEQEQIIDQ